DNA sequence from the Deltaproteobacteria bacterium RIFCSPHIGHO2_02_FULL_44_16 genome:
CGTATAAACAAGCTTATGCGATTGCAAATCAGTGATTTTTAATTTGAGCCACCAGCGTCATGGGGGCAAGTCTTGACCCCATGAAATCTGGATTAAATGTTTGACCTTTGTTGTTGCATAAGTACAATGTACGTATGAATCAGCTCAGTTTTGTTTGGGATGAAAAGAAAAACAAAGCGAATCAACGAAAACATGGTATTTCTTTTGAAGAAGCGCAAAGTGTGTTTCTAGATGAAAGCGCGATTGTCTATTTTGACCCGGATCATTCTGATGATGAAGACCGCTTTATCTTGCTTGGTATGAGCTTTAAGCTCCGGATGCTTGTGGTCTGCCACTGCTATCGTGATAAAAAGCATGTGATTAGGATCATTTCGGCAAGAAAAGCAGATAAGCATGAACAAACAGATTATGGGAGGTGAATATGAGAAGCCACTATGATTTTTCCAAAATGAAGGGGAAAAAAAATCCCTATGTCAAAATGTTGAAACAACCTGTGACGATTCGGTTAGATAAGGAGACTGTTGCCTATTTTAGGGCTATGGCGACTAAAACAGGACTTCCTTACCAACACCTCATCAATCTCTATTTGCGAGACTGTGCCCTACAACATAGGGAATTACAAATGCGTTGGGCGTCATGATCATGGGTCAATCCCAATCTTAGTTGGAATTTGAAAAGCGGTTCGTGGTGACATCTATGCTGCCTCCTTCAAGCCTTGCCTGTCGAGTTTCAGATCC
Encoded proteins:
- a CDS encoding antitoxin is translated as MRSHYDFSKMKGKKNPYVKMLKQPVTIRLDKETVAYFRAMATKTGLPYQHLINLYLRDCALQHRELQMRWAS